The genome window ATAGAAAGGTGACTTTAAGGCCTGCCTACGAGAGTgcaactgtcacaacccaaaatctcatcaTAAGGTTCGTGATGACACTTATTTCCTAAGacgaggtaagcctatcacaTAACGACATCAATCAGAATATAACAACTTAAAATTATTGATAGAAATTTTGAAATGTCAAAACACAACCAAAATGGAGATACAACAGTCATCATCTCTAAatctggtaatacagagtcataagctctatatgGAATACATaaaaagtctcaaaatacatcaCAATTTGGGATACATAAACAATAGAAAATGAAATAAGAGGGTAATTTCGAGGCCTACGAACTGaacgacaggtataccttgaagtctccaagagCTCTCGATCAACTCTCTAATAACCAATATGATCTGAGGTACCTAGATCTGTACAAAGAATGTGCAAAAAGCGTAgtttgagtacaccacaatcggtacacagtaagtattaagactaacctcagtagagtagtgacgagattcaaatcaagacactcactagtcagaTAACATGTGCAAGATATCAACATAACACTGACGACATAAGGCATAACAGAACAAATATCAACTAAGAGTGGAGCATGtgacaacacaacaaatccaCCAACAACTCATAAAAACACAAGGTGAAATCTTTTAAGAAAAACAAAGATATGTTTAAAATATGAACCTCGTTCCAACACATAAGCAACATCAAAGGAAACACACCGAAATACCACATAAAATCATCAATAATTCCATCCTTATGTCGTCGCTTCGCATcacaataaaatattttttcttatatTGCTACACGCGCATAAGCCAcacttatctcgccgcatgcgcataAATAAACACATCTCTTATGTCGCCGCATGCTCATCTCTCCACCCTTATAATCCACAAAACAACAATCAATCCCACAACAAGCCCATGTGGGCCACAAtatcacaaaaataaaaatatcccaAAGTCACATCAAGATATATCAcacaactcaacaacaagatgcACATTAACATGACAATAGCATAAGAGTGCAGGACATATTAAACAATAAAGAATGTTCATATAGCAAACAATCTCAATTCAAGGCATTAATAACCTAAGGTCTAATCAGGTCACAAACCATACATacgcctgtgtacacactcgtcacctcgtgcacacatcgtttcacataacacaaacattgcaaattagaccaaatcctaagagAAAATTTtcacacacaaggttaggcaagatacttacctcaaatagccCCAATCAATACTCTAAACATACTTTTTCCTTAAACTTTACCTCCACTCatcccaaatctagcaaaaaaaagacttaataatatcaaacaatgcaagagaaatcaattttaGTTAAGAAACTTGATATCTTTGTacaattcccaaaaagtcaattCTTTGTACGattcccaaaaagtcaataaaattcaaCCTTGGGCCCGCCAGGTTAAAACATGAGTCTAAGGGATAGATTTCGACTATCCATAACCcaacgagtccaaatatatgattggttttcaaattcgagtccaaatcgactctcaaatcccttttttcaaaacatagtaaaAACTTCCCGAAAATTCTCTTAAAAtatcatgattttgatgttaaaattcatAAGTAATCATGTTATAGTATcaaaattgagtgaaaattacTTACCCAATAGATTTGTGTGAAAATCCCCTCCTATAATCGCCTCCCACAAAGTTTAGGGctcaaatgtgataaaaatgagactaagtcctaAAATCTCATTTTAACGCATCTGCATGTGTAGATTTAAGACCTTAGGTTCGTAAATGCGACTACTGCAAATGCGATCCCAAACAACAtagaagtcgcaattgcgacctatggctttgcaaatgcgaagcacCCTGCCCCAAAgcaaagtcgcaaatgcgacatgaAGATCGCAAATGTGATCAAACCAGTCCAACTTCCCTATACACAATTGTGATCAaggcatcacaattgcgatgcCTGACACCCCCTGCCCACTTAAGAATTGCGATatgctcttcgcaaatgcgaagtggtGCTCGCATTTGTGAGAAATGCAGCACTAGCAACACTGAAACATGCCAAAACATTCTGAAACATGTTTGATACTCACCCCGAGCCCCAGGGCTCCACACCAAATATTcacacaagtctagaaatatcatacgaacttgctcgcaagctcaaaataccaaaataacatccggaATCACGAATCAAATAACAAACGCACATAAATTACAATGTAACTCAAGAATCGAcaaaaatcacaaccaagcatctgattcctatcaaaccaaatCGGCATGGcaccaaactttgcatacaagtcccaatTAACAAAGCGTACCTACTCCAAggcccgaaaccaaaatccgaacctgaTAACCATAAAGTCGATTCATGATCAAATTTCGaaaaattctaaaccttcaaatgccaactttcggcaaaagagCCAATTCaatctaggaacctccgaattcaatttcaagcatacgttgaagtccaaaatcactgtacGAACCTACTAGAACAATCAAAATACTATTCCGGGATCgctttcacaaaagtcaaacttcggtcttATAGCCTCCAATAGTGATcaaacatcaaaatctaccatattcaGTAACAGAAAGTCAACCCTAGTCTTATAGCCcccaatagtgaccaaacaagaatGATAGATATGGtccaccacaatagaatccccAACGAGTGTAGACACAAAAACAGAGGTatccaaagaatcacgagacatgtccaaatatgaagcaaaatggGATTATAGATATGAATAAGCAGATCCAAGATCAAATAAAACTAATGTATCTCTATGAAAATttgaaacaatacatgtaataAGAGCATCTAATGCAACGACCTAAGTCTTACCAGGGAAAGCACAACAACGGGTCTGGCCTCCCACTCTAAGATGTCCtgtacccgcctgtcctccacccctagttgGCGATATAGGTGGAACATAAACCATAGCCTGATTACCCTACGGAGGTCCACCCCTCCAAAGCCTAGGACAATCTTTCACGATGTGCCTGGTattaccacactcaaaacaacccatcTGCGGGCATAACTACTGATACTGGGTCTTTCCGGACGACTAGAATAACCGTTGTAGGATCCATGTGCAGAAggtgcactgagagatgactgtcTGATATGAGTACCCTGAGGTCCCTAACTAGATGAAGCACCACGAGTAACCTGAAGTATAGACTGGACTGGCTGAATGATAAAGCTTCTACCATGATTGGCTGAAACCGCAGAGCGAGAACCACAAAACCCTCCAAAAtattgaggcctcttggcctcactATCCTCTCTCTTTTGGCCAGGGATACACTCCAACCTCCTAGAGATCTCCACAACCTGATGGAATGGAATCTCAGTCTCCAACTCCCATGCCATCCCAAATCTGAGGCTATAATCAAGTCCCTTAATAAATTCGTGGACTCTCTCCCTAACAGTgaaaaccaaagcaggtgcatgacgagataactTTATAAATCTCATAGCATACCCGGACAACGTCATACTCCCCTAACACAACTGCTCGAACTGTATACAACTCATCCTTATGGGTCTATGGAATAAACTCCTTCaagaagagatcaatgaactgGGTCCAAGTAAATAGAACTACGTCAGCTGGCCTACTCGactcataagtctgccaccatctATATGCTGACCCCGTCAGCTGAAAAGTAACAAGGTCGACCCCGCTCAACTCCAATATGCCCATAGCACGCAGAATATGGTGACACTGATTTAAGAAACCATATGCATCCTCAGAATCCCTGCCGCTGAAATGAGGAAGATGATACTTCTGGAACCTCTCTAACCTCTTCTACTCCTCCATTGATGCAATTGGCCCGACCTCGGGTTAAACCGTAATCATGGGTTGTATTGGTATAATACCTGAAGCTTGATCAACATGAGCCCACTACTGGAGTATGGGTGGCAGGAGCctgagctcctcccctagcctgtgaagtagctggtgtaaccggaatcaaccctgccAGAGCCAAGGTCCCAAACATTCTAAAAAAGtacgctaaagtctcctgaagtctaaGGGTAGCATCATGCACCTCGAGAGCCTgctccccaactggagctactggtggctcctcagtcaCGACCCTAGAACGACCCCTCATTGCAGCACGTGCTCTACTTCTGCCTCCTCCCCGGCCTCTAGAAACACCGGCATCGGGGGTAGCATTATCATTCACTGAAGCTCGTGTCCTCACACTCGATATTATTTAGAGTAAGGTGATAAGTCAATTGAAGTTTGATTGGTTGGATGTATGATATCATTAAATATTAATCATAATGGGGTGTCATAAAATTGACATGTCAAACAGTTAGTTTTGTCTAAAATACACTGATTAAAAGAGTATAATCCAACAAGTTATTTCTCAACCCacagtttaagctaaattattcaATTAGTTAATTGTTTTCTAATtgagaattgaaaaaaaaaagattagatAAAGGATAGAAGAGAAACTGAATCCAGATATATCCAAGAAATTTGACATCTTTGCTGATCTCATTATGTCTATAGTTAATTTTATAAAGCAAATAAATGGTAGTGATTGCTGCTTCATATAAAGCAACGAATGTTGACACTATGAGTGATACTCTTGTATAAGGTAAAATTGATAAACGACAGGTGGATGCTCGACGAATTGATACGTGGAAGCAAAAAAAAGTAAGATACGAGTCAACAAATTGCTGGCGCCGGTGACGAACATGTGACTGGTGCTGGATAAGTTCCAAAGACAGTGAAATCGAGGACAAAAATTTGAAGGAAAGACATCAGTTGGGAAATGTAGTATTCAATAAGCAGTCGTTGCAAAGGATCTTTGCATTAATTCTCAGTCGTTATTTAGTCATCAAGAGGGGTTTTATTTATATTAAAGAagagcttgatttggggatcttgtccCCCTAAATTGAGCTATAAATAGGACAAATCATATTCATTATAGGACACGAAAAAATCTATATACAAAAAAGGCAAAAATAACTCTTATTCCATAAAAAATTATTCTTTACTTTGTTCTTCATAATGCTCTTGTTATTGCTTTCGGAGAAGCTCAACCCACAATcatccttttattttcttttaatttattttcattaaattattgctattcttgattattttaTATTCTTGGATTAAATTAATTCACGTATTTATAAATCTcgttacaaattcaactataACGTTTtgagagtaaacagtttggcacccaccgtggggcataAATAATTGTGTTATTACTTTGATCCATTCATCTATTACTAACACAATTTGATACTTTTCTTTAGTAATAGAAAATTCAGATATGGCAACTAATGATATAAACAACTCTGATAATATTGGAACAAACAGCGAGTATGAGTGTGTGTTCCAGTGTGATGATTCAACTAGTGAAACTCACAACGAAGGATATGAAATAACTTcgattcgcgaagaacaaaatccttgGCATGTGAGAAGTCTAACTTCTGATGATGTGGACGATGAACATGTTGTTGAAACGGTCAAAGTTTTGAGAGCACCACGAAGGGAGATTATGAATCATCTCTCAAGACAAGATCGGGTAATGGCGGAGTTGAAGCAAGCACTTTCGGTTGCTTCCAAAAACTCCAACGGAGAAGTTCGAGTTCCTCCCAGCATGCATgcaaataaaataatacaaagaACCGGTAACATCACTTCAAGGGAGAgttttatttcaataaaaataAGGCAGGTGGTGCAGGCAGCGGATCCGGGAACAACAACATCGCTAATAATCCTTTCAAAACTGAGCTCATGATATTCATGAGGCAAATGAATTAACGAATGGACCAAAATTCTAAAGAACTCTATGCTCTGATGGATTAGATCCCAGGAGCCCCACCAGTGTTGAAGGGACCAGATTCAAAGAAGTATACACAATTGTCGCTCAAACCAAGTGCGGCCCCGAAATTGATTCAAAAAAGATTCAAGATCCTCGATATtccgaagtatgatgggactttgGATCTACAAGAGCATATCACAACTTACACTATGGTTGTAAAGAGAAATGACTTGGCCCAGCACACGATTGAGTCTGTCTTGTTGAAGAAATTTAGCGAAACCCTGACGAAGGGAGCTTAAAAGAGGTATTCTCTTTTACCCGAGCATTCAATCTactcttttgaaatgcttgcatattctttcattaaagctcatgTTAGGGCAAGAAAAGTCTAATCTAGGAAGGCAAACATATTCAAAATAGCTCAAGGAGAGCCTGAACTGTTGCGAGAGTTTGTAATCCAATTTCAAAAGGAAAATATGTTGTTTCCGGTAGTTCCAGATGAGTGGGAAGCTGAAGCGTTCACCACATGTTTCAATCCACTAAGCTTCGATGCCTTTAGGAAATTAAAGGAAAGCATGTTTGAATTTCAGGAAACCACATGGGCATATCTCCACAATCATTATGAATCAAAAATCAGAATTAAAGATGATCAACTGAGCTCTTCGGTGTCATCCAAGGGTCACAATCGCgatttaaataagaaaaaatttaaaactgATTTTGATACAAACTGGATGTCTTCCATGATTTGTTTTCAGCCTTACGAAAGAGTTGATGGGCGTAGAAATAAAAGATGTCAGCCATCAAACATGTTTGTTCCTGATAGAAGGGCGAATCGTGGTCGGAGTAACAGAGCTTTACAGGAGAAGAAATCATCGGGGTCCCTAGATTTAGCATACCCCCGGTTATCCGATTATAACTTCAATATCAGTTTAGTAGAACTAATTTCGTCTTTAAGAATCATTAAGTAGGTGGGATTTTCATAACCAGTTCGATTGAATCCCAGCCAAAGGGATCGTAATCTATATGAATTTCATGGAACGCATGACCACAAGTCTGTGGACTGCCGGCACCTTCATGAAGAGGTTGCATCGTTATTAAAGAATGGTCAGAGAATTataagtgatcgggccaagaaaaATTATGGGAGGAATCAAGATGCTGCAAAACTAGCCTAACTTGCCGCAAGGTCACCTCGCCTAATGATAAACATGATCTTTGGTGGTGTTGAAGTAAATGGAGTGACATTTGCAGCAGCAAAGAAGATAAAGATATCGGTAACTCATGGCAAGAGGATCCGACAAATATCAGATGATGATAAAATCACCTTCACGGAAGAAGACGCCGATGGCCTTCCTTTACCACATAACGATGATATGGTAATATCACTTAGTGttatagattttaaaattaaacgtgtgttgattgatccaggtagttcagcCAATATCATTCAACTGAGAGTTTTGGTACAAGCAAAGTTAACTGGAAAAATAATTCCGGCAACGAAGCTTCTGGTTGGGTTCAATATAACGAGTGTGATGACCCGAGGAGAGATTTTACTTCCCACTCATGCCGAAGGTGTAACAAAGACCACTTTGTTCAAAGTGGTAAATGTCGATATGGGATACAACGTGATCCTTGGAAGGCGATGAATTTATGAAATGAAGGTTGTTCCATCAACTTACCATCAACTAATGAAGTTCCCTACACCGGAGGGGATCAAACAAATTCGAGGAGATAAACTAGCTGCGAGAGAAGTGAATGCAGTTACCTTATCTAGTAGCAAGGCAAAAGGAACAAGCAAATAACAACTACAGGGACGGATGCCCCCTTTGATCCTGATTGAAGGTAATGGGGAAGAGGAGTCATCAGATTTCCATCAGGTATCGAGGTTTTTACGGGTACCAGAGGAAGCAAATGCAACAAAGTCAACTGCAGAGGAGCTCGAACAATTTGCTTTCACGGAGTTCTTAGAAAGGAAGTTCCATTTGGGAATGGGGTTGATCCCCGAACTAAGACTTAaaattattgattttcttaacACTAACATTGATTATTTTTCATGGTCTCACTCAGATATGATAGGTATTAAAATTAATTTTGGACCCTAATATCCCTccggtaaagcaaaaaaaaaaaaacgaataaTAGCTGAGGTTAGAAACAAgtttgttaaagaagaggtaatctaattactaaatatatgttcaattcgaGAGGTAAATTATCCTGATTGGTTAGCTAACACAGTGTTTGTtcctaaaaataaataataaatttaggATATGTATAGATTTAGCTCAATCCTAAAAAATGCGCTTTTGGAGTTGGTTTCAGAAAATTTCTTGGCTTCTTGGTTTCACAACAAGGAATTGAAGTGAATTCCAACAAGATTAAGTCCATATAATATATCCTTGATCAATTGACAAGTGTGAAGGAAGTTCAGAGTTTGACTGGCCGGTTGGCGGCACTTAGTAGATTCATTTCGAGTTCTGCGAAGAAGTGCCATCATTTCTTTTCACTCTTGAAAAAGATGAATGATTTTTGTGGACTGCGGAATGCCAGAAAGCATTAAAAGTCCTAAAAAGTCTCTTGTAGAATTTATAATAGGGGGAAAAATATAGAAAGAGGGGGTGGAGATAGTGCGAGGGAATTTATACTttgaattaatttaaaaaataaaattaagataaATAAATAATCATACTCAAAAATATTACTGATAAGTTTAAACATTAATCCGAGCAATAGTATAGAAGAATAAAAGTACATACAAATTTTATtactagaaaaaaaaaaaaaaaaaaaagtcatctGTAGTATATTATAATGGAAGTAGCGGACAAGAATATGAACAATTCTAATTTATGATTAACTTAATAACATAAACAAGGAaccaaaaaaataagaaaaagtatataaataaataacttcAGTATAGAGATATTTTAAATGATAAGACTTATTTAATTTTTGAGA of Nicotiana tomentosiformis chromosome 7, ASM39032v3, whole genome shotgun sequence contains these proteins:
- the LOC104113610 gene encoding uncharacterized protein; amino-acid sequence: MIFGGVEVNGVTFAAAKKIKISVTHGKRIRQISDDDKITFTEEDADGLPLPHNDDMVISLSVIDFKIKRVLIDPGSSANIIQLRVLVQAKLTGKIIPATKLLVGFNITSVMTRGEILLPTHAEGVTKTTLFKVVNVDMGYNVILGRR